Part of the Listeria innocua genome is shown below.
AGTTCTCGCGCTGTTATTCTTTTAGGAGAAAACCATGATAAACTTTGGAATATCGTAGAAGACACATTACGCGCTATCGTACCTGCTGAAAACTTTGCAGCTACTGAAGAAAAAGTTGGTTCTTTCCGCGCTGGATACGGAACAGTTCTTTTCTTTGAAGATACTGCTGTTATTGAAGGTCTACAAGAAAACTTTGCACTATATGCAGATAATTTCCCTGTATGGTCTGAACAATCTTCAGGTATTGCACAACATTCAGTATGGGTTGCTCTTGCAAACGCTGGAATTGGTGCATCTCTACAACATTACAACCCACTAATTGACGATGCTGTTAAAGCTGAATGGAATATTCCTGCAAGCTGGAACTTACGCGCTCAAATGCCGTTTGGTAACATCGTTCAAGAAGCTGGCGAAAAAGAATTCATCGATGACGCTGACCGTTTCCGCGTTTTCAAATAATAAATGTTTCACGTGAAACAAAAAATTCCGCGACCATTAAATTGGATCGCGGAATTTTTATTTTGCTAGACTATTAAACCTACTTCTAAGTTCATCACAACTGACAATACCAGCAATTGCGCCTTTAATTTCTCCATCA
Proteins encoded:
- a CDS encoding nitroreductase family protein; translation: MTNTFLDSIKVRRSIYALDKNVSVEDSKIEEIIKDAVKYSPSSFNSQSSRAVILLGENHDKLWNIVEDTLRAIVPAENFAATEEKVGSFRAGYGTVLFFEDTAVIEGLQENFALYADNFPVWSEQSSGIAQHSVWVALANAGIGASLQHYNPLIDDAVKAEWNIPASWNLRAQMPFGNIVQEAGEKEFIDDADRFRVFK